Proteins co-encoded in one Candidatus Omnitrophota bacterium genomic window:
- a CDS encoding DNA polymerase III subunit alpha encodes MSHSEFIHLHLHTQYSLLDGACRIPEILTIAKSFKMDSLAITDHGNMFGAIEFYIEAQKAGIKPIIGCEVYVAPKSRLDKGGGIEDAANHLILLARNEEGYHNLMKLVSIGYLEGFYYRPRIDKEVLSLHSQGLIASSACLKGEIASLILQKRFNDALKTADTYQNIFGKGNFYLEIQGNSIPEQQIANQGLLKISKELGIPLVATNDVHYPTKNKAQAHEALLCIQTQTTLDDPKHMRFQTEEFYFTSPEEMKKLFKDFPQALSNTVEIAKRCNLELDFGKMHLPKYTPPQGKDKEEFLLELCQNGLANKNLENSPEVQKRLDHELRIIRNMGFISYFLIVWDFIHHAKSQGIPVGPGRGSAAGSLVSFLLGITDLNPLKYGLLFERFLNPERLGLPDIDIDFCYERRQEVIDYVTSKYGQENVAQIITFGTMQARAVIRDVGRVMGITYADVDRIAKLIPAELDMTLKKALESTPELNNLYKNDSQITKLVDTALSLEGLNRHASVHAAGVIIADKPLNNYMPIFKTSDDQITTGYSMGILEKIGLLKVDFLGLRTLTVIDETLKLIKKNYGIEIDIEKLSLDDQNTYRLLASSHTIGIFQVESSGMRDLLKKLIPERFEDLIALLALYRPGPIGSGMLDDFMKRKHGLTPIKYEHPKLEPILKETYGIMVYQEQIMQIASSLAGFSLAQADILRKAMGKKIPEVMEKERKNFLNGCIKNSIKESTASKIFDLIEYFSGYGFNKSHSTAYALISYRTAYLKANYPVEFMSALLTSERDNTDKIVEYVNESIRMGLKVLPPDINESDILFKVDDKKTIRFGFSAIKNVGHGASVSIVKARGDEKFKTLDDLCHRLDLRLANRKVLESLIKCGALDYFGKSRAGMLANLDVTLEGAQKVQKEKSSGQLSFFDQAMEETGFKKTANSLPDVNEWPEPQLLAFEKDMLGFYVSGHPLARYAKALKRFVSCSTSSLHEHKDQDIIKMVGLIVKIKHTVTRAKQEKMAILKLEDLEGSVEALVFPRTFNKINSYIQANSIVHIRGVLDLKEETPKIIVEDMLPFEEIYKLITAMNINLSGIRENIFESLKTLLTGYRGNTPVYLRLDTPAKSRVHLVVGEGLYVSPSEKLIQDLDELLGEERLSLVI; translated from the coding sequence ATGTCTCATTCCGAATTTATTCACCTCCATTTACATACGCAATACAGCCTTCTCGACGGAGCCTGCCGCATACCTGAGATATTAACCATTGCTAAAAGTTTCAAAATGGATTCCCTTGCCATTACTGACCACGGAAATATGTTCGGCGCAATTGAATTCTATATTGAAGCACAAAAAGCCGGAATTAAACCAATTATTGGCTGCGAAGTATATGTGGCCCCTAAAAGTAGGCTGGATAAAGGGGGCGGCATAGAAGATGCTGCCAACCATCTAATACTCCTGGCCCGCAATGAAGAAGGCTACCACAACCTAATGAAATTGGTATCAATCGGCTACCTAGAAGGATTTTATTACCGTCCGCGTATCGATAAAGAAGTTCTTTCCTTACACTCTCAGGGATTAATCGCCTCAAGCGCCTGCCTTAAAGGAGAAATTGCTTCGCTTATCTTACAAAAACGTTTCAACGACGCTTTAAAAACCGCTGATACTTACCAAAATATTTTTGGAAAAGGAAATTTCTATCTGGAAATACAGGGTAACTCCATACCCGAACAGCAAATAGCAAACCAAGGATTGCTCAAAATCTCTAAAGAATTAGGAATCCCATTAGTTGCTACCAACGACGTACACTATCCAACTAAAAACAAAGCCCAAGCACACGAAGCATTGCTGTGCATCCAAACTCAAACTACGCTTGATGACCCTAAACATATGCGTTTTCAAACAGAAGAATTTTATTTTACTTCTCCCGAGGAAATGAAAAAATTATTTAAAGACTTCCCCCAAGCTTTAAGTAATACTGTGGAAATCGCCAAACGTTGCAATCTAGAGTTAGATTTTGGAAAAATGCACCTACCCAAATATACTCCACCACAGGGAAAAGATAAGGAAGAGTTCCTTCTTGAGCTTTGCCAAAACGGCTTAGCGAATAAAAACTTAGAAAATTCCCCTGAAGTACAAAAACGCCTTGATCATGAATTAAGAATTATCCGTAATATGGGTTTTATCAGTTATTTCCTGATTGTTTGGGATTTTATCCATCATGCAAAAAGTCAAGGGATCCCGGTAGGCCCCGGAAGAGGGTCCGCTGCTGGAAGCCTGGTAAGTTTTCTTTTGGGCATTACAGATCTTAACCCGTTAAAATACGGCCTACTTTTTGAACGTTTCCTTAATCCAGAGCGTTTAGGCCTGCCGGATATCGATATTGATTTCTGCTATGAACGCAGGCAAGAAGTTATCGACTATGTAACCAGTAAATATGGACAGGAAAATGTAGCACAAATTATTACCTTTGGAACCATGCAGGCCCGCGCCGTAATCAGAGATGTTGGACGGGTTATGGGAATTACTTATGCCGATGTGGATCGTATCGCAAAATTAATCCCGGCAGAACTTGATATGACACTTAAAAAAGCACTTGAGAGCACACCTGAGCTAAATAACCTTTATAAAAATGATTCTCAAATAACTAAACTTGTTGATACTGCTTTATCCCTTGAAGGATTAAACCGTCATGCCTCAGTTCATGCTGCAGGAGTAATTATTGCTGACAAACCTTTAAACAATTATATGCCTATATTTAAAACTAGCGATGATCAAATCACTACTGGTTACAGTATGGGAATCCTAGAAAAAATTGGGCTGCTTAAGGTTGACTTTCTTGGCCTTCGAACCCTCACCGTCATAGATGAAACTTTAAAACTTATTAAAAAAAATTATGGTATCGAAATCGATATTGAAAAATTATCTCTTGATGATCAAAATACCTACAGATTATTAGCCTCAAGCCACACTATTGGGATATTCCAAGTTGAAAGTTCTGGTATGCGCGATTTACTTAAAAAACTTATACCTGAACGCTTCGAGGATTTAATCGCCCTTCTTGCACTTTACCGCCCCGGTCCGATTGGGTCAGGGATGCTTGACGACTTCATGAAACGCAAACATGGATTAACACCTATCAAATATGAACATCCAAAACTAGAACCTATCCTCAAAGAAACCTATGGGATTATGGTTTATCAGGAACAAATCATGCAAATTGCCTCTTCCCTTGCGGGATTTTCACTGGCCCAAGCAGATATTTTACGAAAAGCAATGGGAAAGAAAATTCCAGAAGTTATGGAAAAGGAGCGGAAAAATTTTCTTAATGGCTGTATCAAAAACTCAATTAAAGAGAGCACTGCCAGTAAGATATTCGATCTAATAGAATACTTTTCGGGTTATGGTTTCAACAAGAGCCACAGCACAGCCTACGCATTAATCTCATACCGCACCGCCTATTTAAAAGCAAATTATCCCGTGGAATTTATGAGTGCTTTACTCACTTCAGAACGTGATAATACTGATAAAATCGTCGAATATGTAAATGAATCAATCCGTATGGGTTTAAAAGTATTGCCTCCGGATATAAATGAAAGTGACATACTCTTTAAGGTAGATGATAAAAAAACCATACGCTTTGGTTTTTCAGCTATAAAAAATGTTGGCCACGGCGCCTCTGTTTCTATTGTAAAAGCCAGAGGAGACGAAAAATTTAAAACACTGGATGATCTTTGCCATCGACTCGATTTAAGATTGGCAAACCGTAAGGTCTTAGAAAGCCTTATTAAATGCGGAGCACTGGATTATTTCGGTAAATCCCGAGCCGGTATGCTAGCTAACCTAGATGTAACACTAGAGGGAGCACAAAAGGTTCAAAAAGAAAAATCAAGCGGCCAACTTTCATTCTTTGACCAAGCTATGGAAGAAACTGGGTTTAAAAAGACTGCAAATAGTTTACCTGATGTAAATGAGTGGCCCGAACCACAATTGCTTGCTTTTGAAAAAGATATGCTGGGTTTCTATGTAAGCGGCCATCCCCTTGCACGTTATGCCAAAGCACTCAAACGTTTCGTTTCCTGCTCAACCTCTAGTTTACATGAACATAAAGACCAAGATATAATTAAAATGGTTGGGCTAATCGTTAAGATAAAACACACAGTTACCCGTGCAAAACAAGAAAAAATGGCGATATTAAAACTAGAAGACCTGGAAGGTTCAGTCGAAGCGCTGGTTTTTCCTCGCACCTTTAATAAAATAAATTCTTATATTCAAGCAAACAGTATCGTGCATATCCGTGGCGTACTAGATCTTAAGGAAGAAACCCCAAAAATAATCGTCGAAGATATGCTGCCATTTGAAGAAATTTATAAATTGATTACCGCAATGAATATTAATCTATCTGGCATAAGAGAGAACATTTTTGAATCCTTAAAAACCTTACTTACCGGTTACCGAGGGAACACTCCCGTATATTTACGCCTTGATACGCCTGCAAAATCCCGTGTTCATCTGGTTGTAGGAGAAGGACTCTATGTTAGCCCTAGTGAAAAACTTATTCAGGATTTAGATGAATTATTAGGTGAGGAACGTTTATCACTAGTAATCTAG
- a CDS encoding integration host factor subunit beta — protein MTKKDIVLKVSDDSNLKQIDVKEVVQKTFDCIIDALVRGEKIELRNFGVFKVKQRRSRTGRNPRTNQVIPVPPRKVVIFKAGLEMKQKIK, from the coding sequence ATGACGAAAAAAGATATTGTCTTAAAAGTATCCGATGATAGTAATTTAAAACAAATAGATGTTAAAGAAGTGGTGCAAAAGACCTTTGATTGCATTATCGATGCCTTAGTTAGGGGTGAAAAGATTGAATTGCGCAATTTTGGTGTTTTTAAAGTTAAACAGAGAAGGAGCCGTACAGGCAGAAATCCACGAACCAACCAGGTCATTCCTGTCCCGCCCAGAAAAGTAGTCATCTTCAAAGCTGGCTTGGAAATGAAACAGAAAATTAAGTAA
- the hisS gene encoding histidine--tRNA ligase has translation MFKRIPGTKDILPEEAFSWQRIETEARKIFSLYNYQEIRTPIIEEASLFNRTLGTTAEIVQKQMFLIHKDRPSSTTPFRKGHMHNQEDVYALRPEGTASIIRSYLENNLDKTSGFLKLYYIGPMFRLERPQKGRLRQFHHIGCEAIGSQDAGLDVETIALAVCLLKDFGISGYIIKINSLGCSKDKQTLSLKLKEDLQKKSKDLCADCQQRLKNNVLRILDCKNQSCQKIVKTLFLNQSHLCPDCLSHFNEVKKGLDILGIPFQIQDQLVRGLDYYNRTVFEITHNDLGSQDAIGAGGRYNNLVHELGGPELGGIGFAFGVERLLLAKGALKETSQKKLVYLITLGEAAKNAGIKILDQLRKSDIACDTDYLNKSLKGALRTANDSGANLVLILGDDELKNNTITLKDMSKSTQKEVKIEDLTKELKC, from the coding sequence ATGTTTAAAAGAATCCCGGGTACTAAAGACATCCTGCCTGAGGAAGCATTTTCTTGGCAGAGAATCGAAACAGAAGCACGTAAAATATTCTCACTTTATAACTATCAAGAAATCCGAACCCCGATAATCGAAGAAGCTTCCCTTTTCAACCGTACTCTTGGTACAACCGCTGAAATCGTTCAAAAACAAATGTTCCTTATCCACAAGGATAGGCCTTCCTCTACTACACCTTTTAGGAAGGGCCATATGCATAACCAAGAAGATGTCTATGCCTTGCGTCCTGAAGGCACCGCTTCAATCATACGCAGCTATCTGGAAAATAACTTAGATAAAACATCTGGTTTTTTAAAATTATATTATATCGGGCCAATGTTTCGCCTTGAACGTCCGCAAAAAGGAAGATTACGCCAATTCCATCATATTGGCTGCGAAGCAATCGGTTCACAAGATGCAGGGCTTGATGTTGAAACAATTGCTTTAGCCGTTTGCCTACTTAAGGATTTTGGCATCTCAGGTTATATAATTAAAATCAATAGCCTGGGCTGTTCAAAAGACAAACAAACCTTAAGCTTAAAGCTAAAGGAAGATCTGCAGAAAAAATCAAAGGATCTCTGCGCTGATTGCCAACAAAGGTTAAAAAATAATGTGTTAAGGATATTGGACTGTAAAAACCAAAGCTGTCAAAAAATTGTAAAAACTCTTTTTCTCAACCAATCACATCTTTGTCCGGATTGCTTATCGCATTTTAACGAAGTAAAAAAAGGCCTGGACATTTTAGGCATACCATTTCAAATCCAGGATCAGCTTGTTCGGGGCTTGGATTACTACAACCGCACAGTATTTGAAATCACGCACAATGATTTAGGTAGCCAAGATGCTATTGGCGCAGGAGGCCGTTACAATAATTTAGTTCATGAATTAGGTGGCCCTGAACTTGGGGGAATCGGTTTTGCTTTCGGTGTTGAAAGGTTACTTCTGGCAAAAGGAGCCTTAAAAGAAACTTCGCAAAAAAAATTAGTATACCTGATTACGCTAGGAGAAGCTGCAAAAAATGCCGGCATAAAAATACTGGATCAATTACGTAAATCCGATATTGCATGTGATACGGATTACCTTAATAAATCCTTAAAAGGTGCCCTACGGACTGCCAATGATTCAGGAGCAAATTTAGTTTTAATTTTAGGAGACGATGAATTAAAAAACAATACTATCACCCTTAAGGATATGTCAAAAAGTACCCAAAAAGAAGTAAAAATCGAAGACCTAACTAAGGAATTAAAATGCTAA
- the aspS gene encoding aspartate--tRNA ligase, translating into MLRTHTCGQLTAEDTGKQITLCGWVANRRDHGKLIFIDIRDRYGLTQVVFIPKESGEAYKIAQELRSEFVIKLTGLVNKRPDGTINPKLATGQIEILAKEMEILNPSLTPPFEIQDDIEITEEIRLKYRYLDLRRNKVFNNLLMRSNLYKVIRSYLADKDFIECETPILTKSTPEGARDYLVPSRLNPGQFYALPQSPQLFKQILMVAGIEKYYQIAKCFRDEDLRADRQPEFTQLDIEMSFINEEDIFTLTEGLMKLIFKELKNTDIPTPFARISYEEAASKYKSDKPDLRAETKTEFAFCWVVDFPLFKFNAEEKRWVSEHHPFTAPNTQDLGLLDKLLNKINPSTALKIDTEACAAERIKSRSYDLVLNGMELGSGSIRIHRQELQEKIFDIIGIKKEEALARFGFLLEAFQFGAPPHGGVAFGLDRLLSILSAESSIREVITFPKTSAAFCPLTNAPSDVEDKQLKELSLIIKKGGM; encoded by the coding sequence ATGCTAAGAACACATACCTGCGGCCAACTAACTGCTGAAGACACCGGAAAACAGATTACACTTTGCGGGTGGGTAGCTAACAGGCGCGACCATGGTAAATTAATCTTTATCGATATCCGCGACCGCTATGGCCTTACTCAAGTAGTTTTTATCCCTAAAGAATCAGGGGAGGCTTATAAAATAGCACAGGAGTTAAGAAGCGAATTTGTAATTAAATTAACGGGCTTAGTAAATAAACGTCCTGACGGAACAATTAATCCAAAATTGGCAACCGGCCAAATAGAAATTTTGGCTAAAGAGATGGAGATATTAAATCCAAGCCTTACCCCGCCATTTGAAATCCAGGATGATATTGAGATAACCGAAGAAATCCGCCTTAAATACCGTTATCTTGATTTAAGAAGAAATAAAGTTTTTAATAATCTGCTTATGCGCAGCAACCTTTATAAAGTTATCCGCAGCTATTTAGCGGATAAAGATTTTATTGAATGCGAAACACCGATACTTACCAAATCCACCCCTGAGGGCGCCCGTGATTACTTGGTCCCCTCAAGATTAAATCCCGGACAATTTTATGCTTTGCCTCAATCCCCACAATTATTCAAACAGATACTTATGGTTGCCGGAATCGAAAAATATTATCAGATTGCCAAATGTTTCCGAGACGAAGACCTGCGCGCCGACCGCCAACCGGAATTTACCCAGTTGGATATTGAAATGTCATTTATAAATGAGGAGGATATTTTTACTTTAACCGAAGGATTAATGAAATTAATTTTTAAGGAATTAAAGAATACCGATATCCCGACGCCTTTTGCACGCATAAGCTACGAAGAGGCTGCCTCAAAATATAAATCGGATAAACCTGACCTGCGGGCTGAGACAAAAACTGAGTTTGCTTTCTGTTGGGTTGTGGATTTCCCGCTCTTTAAATTCAACGCGGAAGAAAAACGGTGGGTTAGCGAGCATCATCCTTTTACCGCGCCAAACACACAAGATTTGGGTCTCCTGGATAAACTCCTGAATAAAATCAATCCTTCGACTGCGCTCAAGATTGATACTGAGGCGTGCGCCGCCGAACGTATCAAATCTCGTTCATATGATTTGGTTTTAAATGGAATGGAACTGGGCTCAGGCTCAATAAGAATCCACCGTCAGGAACTCCAAGAAAAAATTTTCGATATTATCGGAATCAAAAAAGAGGAAGCACTGGCGCGTTTTGGTTTTCTCCTGGAAGCCTTTCAGTTCGGTGCTCCTCCGCATGGAGGGGTTGCTTTTGGATTAGATAGATTATTATCCATACTTTCTGCAGAATCAAGTATTCGCGAAGTTATTACCTTTCCTAAAACTTCAGCTGCATTTTGCCCATTAACTAATGCACCATCAGATGTTGAGGATAAACAATTAAAAGAATTAAGTTTGATTATTAAAAAAGGAGGGATGTAA
- a CDS encoding LysM peptidoglycan-binding domain-containing protein, producing MKRFKLAGICVLTSTLALSGCIARTYNLTRDRVDQDLSSSSGNRGYVMGQAPEPKERATTRTTRVFEIELGLAKKTNQSCPAATPLAAASTEEPVLVQEQETQTEGTNENFEQYTVGKNDTLQKISKKFYGTTKKWTKIYEANKDVLRGPDKLYPGQTLKIPSTDELKIKTEKTTEPKENLK from the coding sequence ATGAAAAGGTTTAAACTTGCAGGAATTTGCGTATTAACATCAACCTTGGCTTTATCCGGATGCATCGCCAGGACATACAATTTAACCCGCGACAGAGTTGATCAGGATTTGTCTTCGTCATCAGGTAACCGGGGCTATGTTATGGGACAAGCTCCCGAACCCAAAGAAAGAGCAACTACCCGCACCACTAGAGTCTTCGAGATAGAACTGGGCTTGGCTAAGAAAACTAATCAAAGCTGCCCAGCAGCTACCCCACTGGCAGCTGCTAGCACAGAAGAACCTGTACTTGTCCAAGAACAAGAAACACAAACTGAAGGCACAAATGAGAACTTTGAACAATATACCGTAGGTAAAAATGACACATTGCAAAAGATTTCTAAAAAATTCTACGGAACAACTAAAAAATGGACCAAGATTTACGAGGCAAACAAAGACGTTCTACGCGGGCCGGATAAACTCTACCCCGGTCAAACCCTAAAGATTCCTTCTACTGACGAGTTAAAAATTAAAACTGAAAAAACTACAGAACCAAAAGAAAATCTTAAATAG
- a CDS encoding PhoH family protein, which yields MDKIIRLQSQKEAQDLIGAHDANIKSIEDEFKVKLILRGEHLKLSGSAAKVKKVSELLEFLIAGLRAGNEEISQNDLAYLISNLKNGSKTSQIKQLDTGITRSCAGKQIGPKTTGQREYVEAIQQNDIVFGIGPAGTGKTYLAMACAVEELKKQQVRRIILTRPAIEAGESLGFLPGDMQAKISPYLRPLYDALYDMMDPARIEKYIETGIIEVAPLAYMRGRTLNDAFIILDEAQNCTAEQMKMFLTRLGFDSKAVITGDMTQSDLPQGKPVGLFQAQDILKEINGIKFIYFSGSDVVRHSLVQRIIEAYKKIAPQ from the coding sequence ATGGATAAAATAATAAGACTGCAATCCCAAAAAGAAGCTCAAGACCTTATTGGGGCCCATGATGCCAATATTAAAAGCATAGAAGATGAATTTAAAGTTAAGCTTATCCTACGCGGGGAACACTTAAAATTAAGCGGTAGCGCAGCGAAGGTCAAAAAAGTAAGCGAATTATTGGAATTTTTAATTGCGGGGCTTCGTGCAGGAAATGAGGAGATAAGCCAAAATGATTTGGCTTATTTAATCTCCAATCTGAAAAATGGCTCAAAAACTTCACAGATAAAACAATTAGACACAGGGATTACCCGCTCCTGCGCAGGCAAACAGATTGGGCCAAAAACTACTGGACAAAGAGAATACGTTGAGGCAATCCAACAAAATGACATCGTCTTTGGTATCGGGCCAGCAGGAACAGGAAAAACTTACCTTGCTATGGCTTGTGCAGTTGAAGAGTTAAAAAAACAACAGGTGCGCCGGATAATTTTGACCCGGCCAGCAATAGAAGCAGGAGAATCATTGGGATTTCTCCCTGGAGATATGCAAGCTAAAATCTCGCCATACCTGCGGCCACTTTATGACGCCTTATATGATATGATGGATCCTGCACGTATCGAAAAATATATCGAAACCGGAATAATTGAAGTTGCCCCACTTGCCTATATGAGAGGCAGGACATTAAATGACGCCTTTATCATTCTAGACGAAGCCCAAAATTGTACTGCCGAACAGATGAAGATGTTTTTAACCCGCTTAGGTTTCGATTCCAAAGCGGTGATTACCGGAGACATGACTCAAAGTGACCTGCCCCAAGGCAAGCCCGTTGGGCTGTTCCAGGCCCAAGATATACTTAAAGAAATTAACGGAATCAAATTTATCTACTTTAGCGGTTCTGACGTAGTCAGGCACTCACTAGTACAAAGAATTATTGAAGCATACAAAAAAATCGCTCCACAATAA
- a CDS encoding HDIG domain-containing protein, translating to MKKLFNKNNINLAGIGIFIFFFSYIIHINPAIPFFLIILYICFYKKLSVTKNAGLANLSFLYLISFFAGYTLLKNGISIYFVPITIVPMLSVLLFNNLGVAYFLSLGTSLSLAILSPEPFKAWLIFITSSSCAILLVNGARKRTKVIQAGFIAGIAQLISLVLLEYLWINQSQRYLIILLNGLICGVITLGILPLFEYLLRTVTNISLLELADSNQPILQRMTLQAPGTYHHSLIVGNLSDTACSAIGANGLLARIGAYYHDIGKLNKPEYFIENQDIRKNAHDTLSPTMSKLIIMNHVKEGLELAKKYRLSPILWDFIQQHHGNSLVYYFYRKALEGKEEDQEITEEGFRYPGPKPTTRETAIVLLADSVEAATRSLKNPTPDKIEEMVHKIINNKFIDGQLDECELTLKDIEKISGVFSKILSGIYHSRVNYPQET from the coding sequence ATGAAGAAATTATTCAATAAAAACAACATTAACCTGGCGGGAATAGGCATATTTATATTCTTTTTTAGTTATATTATCCATATAAATCCAGCTATACCATTTTTTTTAATCATCCTTTATATATGTTTTTACAAAAAACTTTCTGTGACTAAAAATGCGGGCCTGGCAAATTTAAGTTTTCTATACCTGATCTCATTTTTTGCCGGTTATACTTTACTCAAAAATGGAATATCGATTTATTTTGTCCCGATCACAATTGTCCCGATGCTTAGCGTTCTTCTTTTTAATAATCTTGGGGTAGCTTATTTTTTATCATTAGGAACATCTCTGTCGCTGGCAATTTTGAGCCCAGAACCATTTAAAGCTTGGCTCATCTTCATAACCTCCTCCTCCTGCGCTATACTATTGGTAAATGGAGCGCGCAAACGTACAAAAGTAATCCAAGCTGGATTTATCGCAGGGATCGCACAATTAATCAGTTTAGTCCTTCTTGAATACCTCTGGATCAATCAATCCCAAAGGTACCTAATAATCCTACTTAACGGCTTAATTTGTGGGGTAATCACCCTGGGTATCCTACCGTTATTTGAATATTTATTGCGCACAGTAACTAATATCAGCCTTCTAGAGCTAGCAGACTCTAACCAGCCAATTTTACAACGCATGACTCTTCAGGCGCCTGGTACTTACCACCACAGCCTAATCGTAGGCAATCTTTCAGATACTGCTTGTTCTGCTATAGGAGCCAACGGCCTACTAGCCAGAATAGGCGCATATTATCATGATATCGGAAAACTGAATAAACCGGAATATTTTATCGAGAATCAGGATATAAGAAAAAACGCTCATGACACTCTTTCACCAACCATGAGCAAATTAATCATCATGAACCATGTAAAAGAAGGGTTGGAGCTTGCTAAAAAATATCGTTTAAGCCCGATACTATGGGATTTTATTCAACAACATCATGGTAATAGCCTAGTTTATTACTTTTATCGAAAAGCCCTAGAAGGTAAAGAAGAGGACCAAGAAATAACCGAAGAGGGTTTTCGCTACCCTGGCCCAAAACCCACAACCCGCGAAACAGCAATCGTACTACTGGCAGACTCAGTGGAAGCAGCTACACGCTCATTAAAAAACCCTACTCCGGACAAAATTGAAGAAATGGTACACAAAATAATAAATAATAAATTTATAGACGGGCAACTTGATGAATGTGAACTCACCCTTAAAGATATTGAAAAAATATCTGGTGTTTTTAGTAAAATATTAAGCGGCATATATCACAGCCGAGTTAATTATCCCCAAGAAACCTAG
- the ybeY gene encoding rRNA maturation RNase YbeY has product MKITIKNLQNKLPIHASKIKKLIRKIVEGEKVKESGWINICFVNNARIKKFNAKFLKNNTTTDVLAFNLGDRKKVILADIMISTDKAIKQAHNFNTTCDYELLLYVAHGILHILGFDDHTKSQIKIMRKKESKYVDR; this is encoded by the coding sequence GTGAAAATAACCATAAAAAATCTCCAAAATAAACTACCTATCCATGCCTCAAAGATAAAAAAATTGATCCGTAAAATCGTTGAAGGGGAAAAAGTAAAAGAATCAGGCTGGATAAATATTTGTTTTGTAAATAATGCGCGTATAAAAAAATTTAACGCAAAATTTCTTAAAAATAACACCACAACCGACGTTTTGGCCTTTAATCTAGGGGACAGAAAAAAAGTAATCCTAGCTGATATCATGATTTCTACAGACAAAGCAATAAAACAAGCACATAATTTTAACACTACCTGCGATTATGAACTATTACTTTATGTCGCCCATGGGATACTCCACATACTTGGATTTGATGACCACACTAAAAGCCAAATAAAAATTATGCGAAAGAAGGAAAGTAAATATGTCGATAGATAA
- the recO gene encoding DNA repair protein RecO — translation MSIDKACGLVLSKRDLRETSIIVDLYTKEFGKINGILKGIRTEPEKFASNLELFSLNEIIFYRKTHSNLHLVSQADKIENFTGVRKNIERTTTAGFMMELINSVMQPEDKNEEIFNLALASLKELETNYNPEKIATIFKIKMLNLSGFKPHFDSCVSCMDRIMGQSKFSLSLGGLLCPSCITKDPTARAIFRGTIATVLHIEKNSFTTSLNLGINPQIKKELDLILNSFLNFHLGKELKSQKLINKLELAVG, via the coding sequence ATGTCGATAGATAAAGCCTGCGGCTTGGTCTTAAGTAAACGTGACTTACGAGAAACATCCATAATTGTTGATCTTTATACAAAAGAATTTGGAAAAATTAACGGAATACTAAAAGGAATCCGCACAGAACCGGAAAAATTCGCCTCAAACTTAGAACTTTTTTCATTAAACGAGATTATCTTCTACAGAAAAACTCACTCTAATCTACACCTGGTTAGTCAGGCAGATAAAATAGAAAATTTCACCGGGGTAAGAAAAAATATAGAAAGGACAACTACTGCGGGTTTTATGATGGAGCTGATTAATTCCGTAATGCAGCCTGAGGATAAAAATGAGGAAATTTTCAATTTAGCACTAGCCAGTCTCAAAGAACTTGAGACAAATTATAATCCTGAAAAAATCGCAACTATCTTTAAAATTAAAATGCTTAATCTTTCAGGATTTAAACCTCATTTTGACTCCTGTGTTTCCTGTATGGATAGAATAATGGGCCAATCTAAATTCAGCCTCTCACTCGGAGGCCTGCTTTGCCCATCCTGTATAACAAAAGATCCTACTGCTCGTGCGATATTCCGTGGCACAATTGCCACTGTTTTACATATTGAGAAAAATAGTTTTACCACCAGCCTTAATCTAGGAATCAATCCTCAGATAAAGAAGGAACTTGACTTGATTTTGAATTCATTTTTAAATTTTCACCTTGGTAAAGAACTAAAATCTCAGAAGTTGATTAACAAATTGGAATTAGCAGTAGGATAA